The Dyella caseinilytica genome has a window encoding:
- a CDS encoding ABC transporter ATP-binding protein, with protein sequence MHDSVRDNEAAGPAEPPSGPAPAGLLDELGQIWRAVRQLFGAQLNLLAAELGLARAAVSWMLVAGLVATVAGVGLGLTVLGLIGLVLAKWLNSWIFAFLVLAVLEVLALLGAILLFRRCMHWMSLPATRQEWRAIMRDTLQKAEQDIEAEKGEP encoded by the coding sequence ATGCATGATTCCGTGCGCGATAACGAGGCGGCCGGGCCAGCCGAGCCGCCGTCCGGGCCGGCGCCAGCCGGTCTGCTCGATGAGCTAGGCCAGATATGGCGCGCGGTGCGCCAGTTGTTCGGTGCCCAACTGAACCTGTTGGCGGCCGAGCTGGGGCTGGCCCGAGCTGCCGTTTCCTGGATGCTGGTTGCGGGTCTGGTCGCTACGGTGGCGGGCGTCGGCCTCGGCCTTACCGTGCTCGGCCTGATCGGCTTGGTGCTGGCCAAGTGGCTCAACTCCTGGATTTTCGCCTTCCTGGTGCTGGCCGTGCTCGAGGTGCTGGCGCTGTTGGGCGCGATCCTGCTCTTCCGCCGTTGCATGCATTGGATGAGCCTGCCTGCCACCCGGCAGGAATGGCGTGCGATCATGCGCGATACCCTGCAAAAGGCTGAGCAGGATATCGAGGCGGAGAAGGGGGAACCGTGA
- a CDS encoding efflux transporter outer membrane subunit: protein MTRFIRNTALYAALALAGCASVGPDYKTPNTPSAKVQGIDVARESAAQFQATWWKQFNDPVLDTLIQRAAKGSLDLRIAEARLKESRGLLGSAKSNQIPTITPGVSYTRALEQDPGFTTGRIPIDTYQAGFDASWELDLFGGVRRSVEAARADVGASQASLQDAQVSLFAEVARNYFELRGAQQRLAIAQRNIDNQADTLKLIQARAQIGTASDQDVASASAQLNAAKAQLPVLDTQAHAYEYRLAVLLGERPGELDVDVSPATFKPIATVLPMGDDGDVLSRRPDVRIAERQYAAATARIGVAKADFFPHISLGGFVGFLAGRSNDFGGPASRAFSFGPSITWNGLNVERVRSNLHVSEARADEAEANYQQTVLQAIEDVDNAVVGYNAEHARVEQLIAQSEQSKRAADLARIRYQEGATGYLELLDAERVQLAAEDDLAQSETAIDTRAVSLYKALGGGWQACGDASCSQVAQVP from the coding sequence ATGACACGTTTTATCCGTAATACCGCGCTGTATGCAGCACTCGCGCTGGCCGGATGCGCCAGCGTGGGGCCGGATTACAAGACACCGAACACTCCATCTGCAAAAGTGCAGGGCATCGACGTGGCGCGTGAAAGCGCCGCGCAGTTCCAGGCAACCTGGTGGAAGCAGTTCAATGATCCCGTGCTCGATACGCTGATCCAGCGCGCAGCGAAGGGCAGTCTGGATCTGCGCATCGCCGAGGCGCGCCTCAAGGAATCGCGCGGCTTGCTCGGCAGCGCCAAGTCGAACCAGATCCCGACCATCACTCCCGGTGTTTCCTATACCCGTGCGCTGGAACAAGACCCTGGATTCACCACCGGACGCATACCGATCGATACCTACCAGGCTGGCTTCGACGCTTCTTGGGAGCTGGATCTGTTCGGCGGCGTGCGCCGTTCCGTGGAAGCAGCGCGTGCCGATGTCGGTGCCAGCCAAGCGTCGTTGCAGGATGCGCAAGTCAGCCTGTTTGCCGAAGTCGCGCGCAATTACTTTGAACTGCGCGGTGCCCAGCAACGGTTGGCCATTGCTCAGCGCAACATCGATAACCAGGCCGATACGCTGAAGCTGATCCAGGCGCGTGCACAGATCGGTACGGCATCCGATCAGGATGTCGCCAGCGCCAGCGCGCAGCTGAATGCAGCGAAAGCACAATTGCCGGTGCTCGACACACAAGCTCATGCGTACGAATATCGGCTGGCGGTGCTGCTCGGCGAGCGGCCCGGCGAACTGGATGTCGACGTATCACCGGCGACGTTCAAGCCGATCGCTACGGTGTTGCCGATGGGCGATGACGGTGACGTGCTTTCACGCCGTCCGGATGTGCGTATCGCCGAGCGTCAATACGCCGCCGCTACCGCGCGCATCGGCGTCGCCAAGGCAGATTTCTTCCCGCATATCTCGCTCGGCGGTTTTGTCGGTTTCCTCGCGGGTCGCAGCAACGACTTTGGCGGTCCTGCTTCGCGTGCTTTTTCGTTCGGCCCCAGCATTACCTGGAATGGCTTGAACGTCGAACGTGTGCGCTCCAACCTGCATGTCAGCGAAGCACGCGCTGATGAAGCCGAGGCGAACTACCAACAGACCGTGTTGCAGGCGATCGAGGATGTCGATAACGCCGTGGTGGGCTACAACGCCGAACATGCGCGCGTCGAGCAATTGATTGCACAGAGCGAGCAAAGCAAGCGGGCCGCGGATCTGGCACGCATCCGTTATCAGGAAGGCGCGACCGGCTATCTGGAACTGCTGGATGCCGAACGTGTACAGCTGGCTGCGGAGGATGATCTGGCGCAGTCCGAGACAGCGATCGATACGCGCGCTGTGTCGTTGTACAAGGCGCTTGGCGGTGGTTGGCAAGCCTGTGGTGATGCGAGTTGTTCGCAGGTGGCGCAAGTCCCGTAA
- a CDS encoding AAA family ATPase, protein MSELDDLSTLVRAATPLLVIETVDEQRVIECFRHVIAQSLYPLWRWTMTDGLERLDFNGPRDQDIAPDATSTLNAIRDAEQRGIYLLFDFLPCLQYAMSQRQMREIVQREHSAAHTLVLVGAKVELPQELDALATRVPLSLPDIKELAGIMRGEAAAWQRENNRNLEVDNEAARTIVRNLLGLTAPDARRIVRKLIYNDGALNANDLPELMQAKFDLLNRSGLLHYEYATASFADVAGVSHVRDWVQRRRLVFLDPNPAPALDPPKGVLLLGVQGCGKSLAAKAIAGGFGVPLIRLDFGSLYDKYQGETEKNLREALASCEVLAPCVLWIDEIEKGLAGGGDDGGVSRRVLGYLLTWMAERKSKVFVVATANAVDELPAELLRKGRFDEIFFVDLPRTEVRAAIFAMHLKRRKLDVDTFDLNALAEASDGFSGAEIEQAVVSALYDAGGNGGVLDQATLLHALQSTKPLSVLMHEQVAALRAWANGRCVPAD, encoded by the coding sequence GTGAGCGAACTTGACGACTTGAGTACCTTGGTGCGTGCTGCCACGCCCTTGCTGGTGATCGAGACGGTGGACGAACAGCGAGTGATCGAATGCTTCCGGCATGTGATTGCCCAATCGCTCTATCCGCTTTGGCGTTGGACCATGACCGATGGCCTGGAACGCCTTGATTTCAATGGTCCGCGCGATCAGGACATTGCGCCTGACGCCACCTCTACGCTCAATGCCATTCGCGATGCCGAGCAACGCGGCATCTACCTGCTGTTCGATTTCCTTCCCTGCCTGCAATACGCGATGTCACAGCGGCAGATGCGCGAAATCGTGCAGCGCGAACATTCGGCCGCACATACGCTGGTGCTGGTGGGCGCGAAAGTGGAACTGCCGCAGGAACTCGATGCACTGGCCACACGGGTGCCACTGTCGCTGCCGGATATCAAGGAACTAGCCGGCATCATGCGCGGCGAGGCCGCCGCATGGCAGCGCGAAAACAACCGCAACCTGGAAGTCGATAACGAGGCAGCCCGCACCATCGTGCGCAACCTGCTGGGACTGACCGCGCCCGATGCACGGCGCATCGTGCGCAAACTGATCTACAACGACGGCGCGCTCAACGCCAATGACTTGCCAGAATTGATGCAGGCCAAATTCGATCTGCTCAACCGTTCCGGCTTGCTGCATTACGAATACGCGACCGCCAGCTTTGCCGATGTCGCAGGCGTCAGCCATGTGCGCGACTGGGTGCAGCGGCGGCGCCTGGTGTTTCTCGATCCGAACCCTGCGCCCGCGCTCGATCCGCCCAAGGGCGTGCTGCTGCTGGGCGTGCAAGGTTGCGGTAAAAGCCTTGCCGCCAAGGCCATTGCCGGCGGCTTTGGCGTGCCACTGATCCGATTGGATTTTGGCTCGCTGTACGACAAATACCAGGGCGAAACGGAAAAGAACCTGCGCGAAGCGCTGGCGAGCTGCGAAGTGCTGGCACCCTGCGTGCTGTGGATCGACGAGATCGAAAAGGGATTGGCCGGTGGCGGCGACGATGGCGGTGTGTCGCGGCGCGTGCTTGGCTATCTGCTGACCTGGATGGCGGAACGCAAATCCAAAGTGTTCGTCGTGGCTACCGCCAACGCCGTGGACGAGTTGCCGGCGGAACTGTTGCGCAAGGGGCGCTTCGACGAAATCTTCTTTGTCGATTTGCCAAGGACCGAAGTGCGCGCCGCCATTTTTGCTATGCACCTGAAGCGCCGCAAGCTCGATGTCGATACGTTCGACTTGAATGCGCTGGCAGAAGCCAGCGATGGTTTTTCAGGTGCCGAAATCGAACAGGCTGTGGTTAGTGCGCTTTACGATGCCGGGGGCAATGGTGGCGTGCTGGATCAGGCAACACTGTTACACGCGCTGCAATCTACCAAGCCGCTTTCGGTGTTGATGCATGAGCAGGTTGCAGCGCTGCGTGCGTGGGCGAATGGGCGGTGCGTGCCGGCCGATTGA
- a CDS encoding DUF1328 domain-containing protein yields the protein MLHYALVFLVIAVIAALLGFTGIAGTAAWIARVLFVLFLILAVVAFLRRAS from the coding sequence ATGTTGCATTACGCCCTGGTTTTTTTGGTTATCGCTGTCATCGCAGCCCTTCTCGGATTTACCGGCATCGCCGGTACCGCGGCCTGGATTGCCAGAGTATTGTTTGTACTGTTTCTGATCCTGGCCGTGGTCGCCTTCTTGCGGCGAGCTAGCTGA
- a CDS encoding efflux RND transporter periplasmic adaptor subunit — translation MLKKTILAGVLVAAIAGSWVLLSHHSAQAQGAGPGGGGPPEVTVAPAMVRPVSDSADFTGQLQAVDTVDVRPRVGGYVDAVLFKEGAEVHQGDVLFRIDPRPFQAEVDRLTANRAQAQAQLGLAQANAARAKRLLAQHAISQEDADSMSTSEQSATATLAAATAALATAKLNLDWTQVRAPIDGRVSNAHIMPGNLVTSSDVLTSVVSVNPIYVYFDVDEQTWLKLDRLRRDATRNGRNARIEATMGLADEQGYPHEGRIDFVDNQLRPNSGTMRLRAVFDEEDGLLTPGLYAHVRLQSGQPRPRVLIDDRAVGTDLGNQFVYVVDGQHKVQYRKVDTGPLFHGLRVIDDGLNGGDVVVVNGLQHVRPGVEVTPQQVAMDYRLDVQDKALVDAAATNPDGDDTRTAQADNRTTQKRPQG, via the coding sequence ATGTTGAAGAAGACCATTCTGGCCGGTGTGCTCGTAGCTGCGATCGCCGGTAGTTGGGTATTACTAAGCCACCACAGCGCCCAGGCCCAGGGCGCCGGTCCCGGCGGCGGCGGTCCACCCGAAGTCACCGTGGCTCCGGCGATGGTCCGGCCGGTCAGCGACAGCGCCGATTTCACCGGCCAGCTTCAGGCCGTTGATACCGTTGATGTACGCCCCCGCGTAGGCGGATATGTGGACGCCGTGCTGTTTAAGGAAGGGGCCGAGGTGCATCAGGGCGATGTGCTGTTCCGTATCGACCCGCGCCCGTTCCAGGCCGAGGTGGATCGGCTGACTGCCAATCGCGCCCAGGCGCAGGCCCAGTTGGGTCTGGCCCAGGCCAACGCCGCCCGTGCCAAACGTCTGCTTGCCCAGCATGCAATTTCGCAAGAAGACGCCGACAGCATGAGCACCAGCGAGCAAAGCGCCACCGCCACGCTGGCGGCGGCCACGGCAGCACTCGCCACCGCCAAGCTCAACCTCGACTGGACCCAGGTGCGCGCGCCGATCGACGGCCGGGTCAGCAATGCCCACATCATGCCGGGCAACCTGGTCACCAGTTCGGATGTGCTGACCAGCGTGGTATCGGTCAACCCGATCTACGTGTACTTCGACGTGGACGAGCAGACGTGGCTGAAGCTCGATCGCCTGCGCCGCGATGCCACCAGGAACGGCCGCAACGCACGCATCGAAGCGACCATGGGATTGGCCGATGAACAAGGCTATCCGCACGAGGGCCGCATCGACTTCGTCGACAACCAGTTGCGCCCGAACTCCGGCACGATGCGTCTGCGCGCCGTGTTTGACGAAGAAGACGGCCTGCTGACACCAGGACTGTATGCGCACGTGCGCCTGCAGAGCGGCCAGCCGCGTCCACGCGTGCTGATCGATGACCGTGCTGTCGGCACCGATCTGGGCAATCAGTTCGTCTACGTGGTCGACGGGCAGCACAAGGTGCAGTACCGCAAGGTCGACACCGGCCCGCTGTTCCATGGTCTGCGCGTGATCGATGACGGGCTCAACGGCGGTGATGTCGTCGTGGTCAACGGCTTGCAGCACGTACGTCCCGGCGTGGAAGTGACGCCGCAGCAAGTCGCGATGGATTACCGCCTTGATGTGCAGGACAAGGCGCTGGTCGATGCGGCGGCGACGAATCCTGATGGTGACGATACGCGTACCGCGCAGGCAGATAACCGCACAACGCAGAAGCGCCCGCAAGGCTGA
- a CDS encoding efflux RND transporter permease subunit yields the protein MKNIAQFFVDRPIMAAVLSLILVIAGSIAVFKLPISEYPEVVPPTVVVRANYPGASPEVIGETVATPLEEQINGVEGMQYSSSQATSDGQMTLTVTFALGTDLNNAQVEVQNRVSQALPRLPEEVQRLGVTTQKSSPDLTMVVHLTSPDKRYDMLYLSNYARLHIKDILARLDGVGDVQLFGAGEYSMRVWLNPDRLAQRHMTTSDVVHAIQEQNVAVAAGALNAPPVPGNTDFQLNIHTQGRLSTTEEFGNIIVRTDSDGSVVHLRDVARVELGSDQYALRSLLDNQPAVAIPIFARPGSNAIQISNEVRATMAELSKEFPQGIEYHIVYDPTVFVRGSIEAVAHTLLEAILLVVLVVILFLQTWRASVIPLVAVPVSLIGTFAVMYVVGFSLNALSLFGLVLAIGIVVDDAIVVVENVERNIELGYTPREATRRAMNEVTGPIIATALVLCAVFVPTAFISGLTGEFYRQFALTIAISTVISAFNSLSLSPALAAVLLKGHDAPKDRLSILIEKAFGWLFRPFNKLFHFGSERYVGAVHRIVGKGPVALVIYGGLIFMTWVGFSHVPMGFVPAQDKQYLVSFAQLPDASSLDRTEDVIKRMSEIALKQPGVQSAVAFPGLSINGFTNSTNAGIVFETLKPFEERRDPSLSAGAIAAALDKQFSNIQDAYIATFPPPPVQGLGTIGGFRIQIEDRGQLGFDELYKQTQNLIAQSQKVPALAGLFSSYEVSVPQVDANVDREKAKAEGVDLADVDDTLQSYLGSLYVNDFNRFGRIYQVNVSADSSYRHEPQDILQLKTRNAQGDMVPLGSFVTVHKTAGLERVMHYNGYVTAEINGGPAPGFSSGQAQAAMEKLAQDNLPNGMSYEWTELTYQQILAGNTAILVFPLCVLLVFLVLSSLYESWSLPLAVILIVPMVLLSAIAGVWLSGGDNNIFTQIGLIVLVGLACKNAILIVEFARERQHEGMSRHDAVLEAARLRLRPILMTSIAFIMGVVPLVTSHGAGAEMRHAMGVAVFSGMLGVTIFGLIYTPLFYVLIRAVVERREARKKQHTSITPALEGH from the coding sequence ATGAAAAACATTGCACAGTTTTTCGTCGACCGGCCGATCATGGCCGCCGTGCTTTCGCTGATCCTGGTGATCGCGGGCAGCATCGCGGTGTTCAAGCTACCGATCAGCGAATATCCCGAAGTCGTGCCGCCCACCGTGGTGGTGCGCGCCAACTATCCCGGCGCCAGCCCTGAAGTGATCGGCGAAACCGTCGCCACGCCGCTGGAAGAACAGATCAACGGCGTCGAAGGCATGCAGTATTCGTCTTCGCAGGCAACCAGCGACGGCCAGATGACCTTGACCGTCACCTTCGCGCTGGGCACCGATCTCAACAACGCGCAGGTGGAAGTACAGAATCGCGTGTCGCAAGCCCTGCCCCGTCTGCCGGAAGAAGTGCAGCGCCTGGGTGTGACCACGCAGAAAAGTTCTCCCGACCTGACCATGGTGGTGCACCTGACCTCGCCGGATAAGCGTTACGACATGCTTTATCTGTCGAACTACGCGCGCCTGCACATCAAGGACATCCTCGCTCGTCTCGATGGCGTGGGTGACGTGCAGCTGTTCGGTGCTGGTGAATACAGCATGCGCGTGTGGTTGAATCCCGACCGACTCGCCCAACGTCACATGACCACCAGTGACGTTGTTCACGCGATCCAGGAACAAAACGTCGCCGTGGCGGCGGGTGCGCTGAATGCGCCACCGGTGCCGGGCAATACCGACTTCCAGCTCAATATCCACACGCAGGGCCGCCTGAGCACGACGGAAGAGTTCGGCAACATCATCGTACGCACCGATTCGGATGGCAGCGTGGTGCATCTGCGTGACGTTGCACGCGTCGAACTGGGTTCCGATCAGTACGCGCTGCGCAGCTTGCTGGACAACCAGCCGGCGGTGGCGATTCCGATCTTTGCACGCCCGGGCTCCAACGCGATTCAGATTTCCAACGAAGTGCGCGCCACGATGGCGGAGCTGAGCAAGGAATTCCCCCAGGGAATCGAATACCACATCGTGTACGACCCGACCGTCTTCGTGCGCGGCTCGATCGAAGCGGTGGCGCATACACTGCTGGAAGCCATCCTGCTGGTTGTGCTGGTGGTGATTCTGTTCCTGCAGACGTGGCGCGCGTCAGTGATTCCGTTGGTGGCCGTGCCGGTGTCGTTGATCGGTACGTTCGCCGTGATGTACGTGGTGGGCTTCTCGCTCAACGCGCTATCGCTGTTCGGCCTGGTGCTGGCAATCGGTATCGTGGTGGACGACGCCATCGTGGTGGTGGAGAACGTCGAGCGTAATATCGAACTTGGCTACACGCCGCGTGAAGCAACGCGACGCGCCATGAACGAAGTGACCGGCCCCATCATCGCTACGGCCCTGGTGCTGTGTGCGGTGTTCGTGCCGACCGCGTTCATCAGTGGTTTGACCGGCGAGTTCTATCGCCAGTTCGCGCTGACCATCGCGATCTCCACGGTGATCTCCGCCTTCAACTCGTTGAGCCTGAGTCCGGCGCTCGCTGCTGTACTGCTGAAAGGTCATGACGCACCGAAGGACCGTCTCTCGATCCTGATCGAGAAGGCTTTCGGATGGCTGTTCCGTCCGTTCAACAAGCTGTTCCATTTCGGCTCTGAACGTTATGTCGGCGCCGTGCATCGCATCGTGGGCAAGGGTCCGGTTGCGCTGGTGATCTATGGCGGTCTGATCTTTATGACGTGGGTAGGCTTCTCGCACGTGCCGATGGGCTTCGTGCCGGCACAGGACAAACAGTACCTGGTGTCGTTCGCGCAGTTGCCGGATGCCTCGTCGCTTGATCGCACGGAAGATGTCATCAAGCGCATGTCCGAGATCGCGCTGAAACAGCCGGGCGTGCAGAGCGCTGTGGCCTTCCCCGGTCTGTCGATCAATGGCTTCACCAACAGTACCAATGCAGGCATTGTGTTCGAAACGCTCAAACCGTTTGAGGAACGGCGCGATCCTTCCCTGTCGGCGGGCGCAATTGCCGCAGCGTTGGACAAGCAGTTCTCGAATATCCAGGACGCCTACATCGCGACGTTCCCGCCACCGCCGGTCCAAGGCCTTGGCACGATCGGTGGTTTCCGCATCCAGATCGAGGACCGTGGTCAGCTTGGTTTCGATGAGTTGTACAAGCAGACGCAGAACCTGATCGCGCAGAGCCAAAAAGTGCCGGCGTTGGCTGGGCTATTTTCCAGCTATGAGGTAAGCGTGCCGCAGGTGGACGCCAACGTGGATCGCGAAAAGGCGAAAGCCGAAGGCGTGGATCTGGCCGATGTCGACGACACCCTGCAAAGCTATCTCGGCTCGCTGTACGTCAACGATTTCAACCGTTTTGGTCGCATCTATCAGGTGAACGTCTCGGCCGATTCCAGCTACCGTCATGAGCCGCAAGACATCCTTCAGCTCAAGACGCGCAATGCGCAGGGCGACATGGTTCCGCTGGGTTCTTTCGTCACGGTGCATAAGACCGCGGGTCTTGAACGTGTGATGCATTACAACGGCTATGTCACCGCGGAAATCAATGGCGGCCCCGCACCGGGTTTCAGTTCCGGCCAGGCACAGGCAGCGATGGAGAAGCTGGCGCAAGACAATCTGCCGAACGGCATGAGCTATGAGTGGACCGAGCTGACCTATCAGCAGATCCTTGCTGGCAACACCGCCATTCTTGTATTCCCGTTGTGCGTGCTGCTGGTGTTCCTGGTGCTGTCGTCGCTGTACGAAAGCTGGTCGCTGCCGCTGGCGGTGATCCTGATCGTGCCGATGGTCTTGCTGTCCGCGATCGCCGGTGTGTGGCTGTCGGGTGGCGACAACAACATCTTCACCCAGATCGGTTTGATCGTGCTGGTTGGACTTGCGTGCAAGAACGCGATCCTGATCGTCGAGTTTGCCCGCGAACGCCAGCATGAAGGCATGAGCCGCCACGATGCGGTGCTGGAAGCAGCTCGCCTGCGTCTTCGCCCGATCCTGATGACGTCGATCGCTTTCATCATGGGTGTCGTGCCGCTGGTTACCTCGCACGGCGCGGGCGCGGAAATGCGTCATGCGATGGGCGTTGCGGTGTTCTCCGGCATGCTCGGCGTGACCATCTTCGGCTTGATCTATACCCCGCTGTTCTACGTGCTGATCCGCGCCGTCGTCGAACGCCGCGAAGCACGCAAGAAGCAGCACACATCGATTACGCCCGCTTTGGAGGGCCATTGA
- a CDS encoding YbhB/YbcL family Raf kinase inhibitor-like protein, whose protein sequence is MQLRSDNFQHGAPIPSTLAFGKSGSPVALSDNYSPHLAWKGAPDGTRSFVLAVIDTDVPSKPDDVNKEGRTVPADLPRVEFVHWLMANIPVECAELAEGACSDEITPRGKQQPFGPPGSVQGVNDYTHWFAGDADMGGTYLGYDGPCPPWNDTLVHHYHFHIYALDTEALPLAQGFTLAQLRAAMNGHVLAEATLTGTYSLNPAVPA, encoded by the coding sequence ATGCAGTTACGCAGCGACAACTTCCAGCACGGTGCACCGATTCCGTCCACATTGGCGTTCGGCAAATCCGGTAGCCCTGTCGCCCTGTCGGACAACTACAGCCCGCACCTGGCCTGGAAGGGCGCGCCGGATGGAACCCGGTCCTTCGTACTCGCCGTCATCGATACCGATGTGCCCAGCAAGCCGGATGACGTAAACAAAGAGGGCCGCACTGTGCCGGCCGATCTGCCACGTGTGGAATTCGTGCACTGGCTGATGGCGAACATTCCCGTGGAATGCGCCGAACTGGCGGAAGGCGCCTGCAGCGACGAGATCACGCCGCGCGGCAAGCAGCAGCCGTTCGGTCCGCCCGGCAGCGTGCAGGGCGTCAACGACTACACCCACTGGTTTGCCGGCGATGCCGATATGGGCGGCACCTATCTGGGTTACGACGGCCCGTGCCCGCCGTGGAACGATACGCTGGTCCATCATTACCACTTCCACATTTACGCGCTGGACACGGAAGCGTTGCCGCTGGCGCAGGGATTTACGCTCGCCCAGTTGCGTGCTGCCATGAACGGGCATGTGCTGGCAGAAGCGACGCTCACTGGCACCTACAGCCTCAATCCGGCTGTGCCAGCCTGA
- a CDS encoding DUF883 family protein yields MNKEVQAHETPEHDIHERIDHGAERIKQATSEAVATSKEKFSRAADHLEEGLHRATDKAAGAANRTSDKVADAKERGRAAMDQAKDRADEWLDEVRDYVREKPVQAVAIALGAGWLLGRILRR; encoded by the coding sequence ATGAACAAAGAAGTCCAGGCACACGAGACGCCCGAGCACGACATCCACGAACGCATCGACCACGGCGCCGAGCGCATCAAGCAGGCCACATCCGAGGCCGTTGCCACCAGCAAAGAAAAGTTCTCACGCGCTGCCGACCATCTTGAGGAAGGCCTGCACCGCGCCACCGACAAGGCCGCAGGTGCTGCCAACCGCACTTCCGACAAAGTGGCCGATGCCAAAGAGCGTGGGCGCGCCGCCATGGACCAGGCGAAGGATCGCGCCGACGAATGGCTGGACGAAGTGCGCGACTACGTGCGCGAGAAACCGGTGCAGGCAGTGGCCATCGCCCTGGGCGCAGGCTGGCTGCTCGGCCGTATTCTTCGTCGCTGA
- a CDS encoding AI-2E family transporter → MTGIEPTALQSNAPVAGASQGTAPAPAAVLTPKQIKQATQGVYRLRWNLRAIRMTLNAMLILALLYTVTLVKALVIPLVLAAFIGLALNPIVARGTRHRIPRWLGASVLMITLIAAIVAGISMLAEPATTWLHTAPSTIRSFIPKLEHITRPLEAAGRATQTLVNGHPTRPDAGQNPSDVAFSVWDVLANAPKVLAAVLTVLLLVYFFLVYGDLILRRLVEIAPSFGYKRHAVTIVRGIQTEVSRYILTTVVINASLGLATAGMLFMLHMPDPLLWGTVAMFANFIPYVGAIVTTTTLLLVGLVHFDDVAHALLPAFCFACMTAFEGNLIAPMILGRRMRVSPIAILIWLLIWGWLWGVPGALLAVPMLTSFKLIAERVRGWEWFARMVQR, encoded by the coding sequence ATGACCGGCATCGAGCCCACGGCATTGCAAAGCAATGCGCCCGTGGCCGGAGCATCGCAAGGAACAGCGCCAGCTCCGGCTGCTGTGCTTACTCCCAAGCAGATCAAACAGGCGACGCAGGGCGTCTATCGCCTGCGCTGGAACTTGCGCGCGATCCGCATGACGCTCAACGCGATGCTGATCCTCGCCCTGCTTTACACCGTCACTCTGGTCAAGGCGTTGGTGATTCCGTTGGTGCTGGCGGCGTTCATCGGGTTGGCGCTGAACCCGATCGTCGCCCGTGGCACGCGCCATCGCATCCCACGCTGGCTCGGTGCGAGCGTGCTGATGATCACCCTGATCGCAGCCATCGTCGCGGGTATCAGCATGCTCGCCGAGCCTGCCACCACTTGGTTGCACACCGCGCCGTCGACCATTCGCAGCTTCATTCCCAAGCTGGAACACATTACCCGGCCACTCGAAGCGGCGGGACGTGCGACGCAGACGTTGGTGAATGGCCATCCCACACGTCCGGACGCCGGACAAAATCCCAGCGATGTAGCGTTCAGTGTGTGGGACGTGTTGGCCAATGCGCCGAAAGTGCTGGCTGCGGTGCTGACGGTGCTGCTGCTGGTTTACTTCTTTCTCGTCTACGGCGACCTGATTCTGCGGCGTCTGGTCGAAATTGCGCCGAGCTTTGGTTACAAGCGCCATGCCGTGACCATCGTGCGCGGCATTCAGACTGAAGTATCGCGTTATATCCTCACCACCGTGGTGATCAACGCATCGCTCGGCCTGGCCACCGCCGGCATGTTGTTCATGCTGCACATGCCCGATCCGTTGTTATGGGGAACGGTGGCGATGTTCGCCAATTTCATTCCCTACGTCGGCGCCATTGTCACCACCACGACACTGCTGCTGGTGGGACTGGTGCATTTCGACGACGTCGCGCACGCATTGCTGCCGGCGTTCTGCTTTGCCTGCATGACCGCGTTCGAGGGCAATTTGATCGCGCCGATGATTTTGGGACGGCGCATGCGCGTCAGCCCGATCGCGATCCTGATCTGGCTGTTGATCTGGGGTTGGCTGTGGGGCGTGCCCGGTGCGTTACTTGCGGTGCCGATGCTGACCAGCTTCAAACTGATCGCCGAGCGCGTGCGCGGCTGGGAGTGGTTCGCACGGATGGTGCAGCGCTGA